In Georgenia soli, a genomic segment contains:
- a CDS encoding small basic family protein, with translation MLALLGLAVGVLAGVFFEPTVPSSLQPYLPIAVIAALDALFGGLRARLDGLFNERVFVVSFVFNVLVAAFIVWLGDQLGVGTQLSTAVVVVLGIRIFSNVAAIRRHVFNA, from the coding sequence GTGCTCGCTCTGCTCGGTCTTGCGGTCGGGGTGCTCGCCGGGGTCTTCTTCGAACCCACCGTGCCCAGCTCCCTGCAGCCCTACCTGCCCATCGCGGTCATCGCGGCGCTCGACGCCCTCTTCGGCGGACTTCGTGCGCGCCTGGACGGGCTGTTCAACGAACGCGTCTTTGTCGTCTCCTTCGTCTTCAACGTGCTCGTGGCGGCGTTCATCGTCTGGCTCGGGGACCAGCTGGGCGTGGGGACGCAGCTGAGCACCGCCGTCGTCGTCGTCCTCGGCATCCGGATCTTCTCCAACGTCGCCGCCATCCGCCGGCACGTCTTCAACGCATGA
- a CDS encoding ribonuclease H family protein produces the protein MPRKWSTQTELGQQFGLTARQIGTHLTELGLKDGPSATEKALADGLAAERTLKDGTPFFVWHGEKIAALLTQRGLTPSAPGAPAASGRPATSKAPARARKAGAAADTPPRPTDGYDTVIATDGSALGNPGPTGWAWVDQATGESGSGGLPHGTNNIGELLALREALRHVGPDADLLVRADSQYVINIATKWAKGWKRRGWRKGDGKIPENLELIKEIDELLESRRGRTDFEWVRGHTGDEHNERADVLAVAAAKAASSRGTPSEAAALTGGGAGSRGAGPGAAVGAAGAAVGPAGAADTDVAGPDGAEEPATLW, from the coding sequence TTGCCCAGGAAGTGGTCCACGCAGACAGAGCTCGGTCAGCAGTTCGGGCTCACGGCCCGCCAGATCGGCACACACCTGACCGAGCTGGGTCTCAAGGACGGCCCCAGCGCCACCGAGAAGGCGCTCGCGGACGGGCTCGCCGCGGAGCGCACCCTCAAGGACGGCACGCCGTTCTTCGTGTGGCACGGCGAGAAGATCGCCGCGCTGCTCACCCAGCGCGGTCTGACGCCCTCCGCACCGGGGGCCCCAGCTGCGTCCGGGCGCCCGGCCACCTCCAAGGCGCCGGCCCGTGCCCGGAAGGCGGGGGCCGCCGCGGACACGCCGCCGCGCCCCACCGACGGCTACGACACGGTCATCGCCACCGACGGGTCCGCGCTCGGCAACCCCGGACCGACCGGCTGGGCGTGGGTCGACCAGGCCACGGGCGAGTCCGGCTCCGGCGGTCTGCCGCACGGGACCAACAACATCGGCGAGCTGCTCGCGCTGCGCGAGGCGCTGCGCCACGTCGGTCCCGACGCCGACCTGCTGGTCCGCGCGGACTCCCAGTACGTCATCAACATCGCCACCAAGTGGGCGAAGGGCTGGAAGCGTCGTGGCTGGCGCAAGGGTGACGGCAAGATCCCCGAGAACCTCGAGCTGATCAAGGAGATCGACGAGCTGCTCGAGTCCCGGCGCGGCCGCACCGACTTCGAGTGGGTCCGCGGCCACACCGGGGACGAGCACAACGAGCGCGCGGACGTGCTGGCGGTCGCCGCGGCGAAGGCCGCGTCATCCCGTGGCACCCCGTCGGAGGCGGCGGCCCTGACCGGCGGAGGGGCGGGCTCACGGGGCGCCGGCCCGGGTGCCGCGGTGGGAGCGGCGGGCGCCGCCGTCGGACCGGCGGGCGCCGCGGACACGGACGTGGCCGGCCCCGACGGTGCGGAGGAGCCGGCCACGCTCTGGTGA
- a CDS encoding universal stress protein yields MDALDVPAGAVVVGVDGSARAGRALELATHEAARRGTGLHVVYAFPWLATAHGWEFAPEADALETAGRVVADAVDRASAMRADLTVTGQVVVDDPAVVLVEASDRASLVVVVGARGLGPVAGQLLGSVSQKVAAHARGPVLVVREEAVEDGGPVAVGADPAGETPEVMESAFEEAVRRRTGVRVVLATERESVPPAYADDQVLDLLREATTQTRQRTSAEVRAWAARYPGVPVEEVFVHQHPVEALVQVAGRASVVVVGSRGRRGLRGVRLGSVARGVLHRAPLVLVVRVHQERV; encoded by the coding sequence ATGGACGCCCTGGACGTCCCGGCCGGTGCGGTCGTGGTGGGGGTCGACGGCTCGGCGCGGGCCGGTCGGGCCCTCGAGCTGGCCACGCACGAGGCCGCCCGCCGCGGGACAGGACTGCACGTCGTGTACGCGTTCCCGTGGCTCGCCACGGCGCACGGGTGGGAGTTCGCCCCCGAGGCGGACGCGCTGGAGACGGCCGGGCGCGTCGTCGCGGACGCCGTGGACAGGGCCTCCGCCATGCGTGCGGACCTGACGGTGACCGGTCAGGTGGTCGTGGACGACCCCGCGGTGGTGCTGGTCGAGGCGTCGGACCGGGCCTCTCTCGTCGTCGTCGTCGGGGCGCGCGGGCTCGGGCCGGTGGCCGGACAGCTGCTCGGCTCGGTGTCCCAGAAGGTGGCGGCGCACGCCCGGGGACCCGTGCTGGTGGTGCGGGAGGAGGCCGTCGAGGACGGCGGGCCGGTGGCCGTCGGGGCGGACCCGGCCGGGGAGACGCCGGAGGTGATGGAGTCCGCGTTCGAGGAGGCGGTGCGCCGCCGGACCGGCGTCCGGGTGGTGCTCGCCACCGAGCGGGAGTCCGTCCCGCCCGCGTACGCCGACGACCAGGTGCTCGACCTGCTGCGGGAGGCGACGACGCAGACCCGGCAGCGCACCAGCGCGGAGGTGCGGGCGTGGGCGGCGCGCTACCCGGGCGTGCCGGTGGAGGAGGTGTTCGTGCACCAGCACCCGGTGGAGGCCCTCGTGCAGGTCGCCGGCCGAGCGTCCGTCGTGGTGGTCGGCAGCCGGGGACGGCGTGGGCTGCGCGGGGTCAGGCTCGGGTCGGTGGCACGCGGGGTGCTGCACCGGGCTCCGCTGGTGCTCGTGGTGCGCGTCCACCAGGAGCGCGTCTGA
- a CDS encoding DUF4126 domain-containing protein → MLELLTGSGMAMAAGLNAYVPLIGLGLLSRYTDLVALPQGWQWLESTPALGILAVLLLVEVVADKVPVVDSVNDALQTLVRPAAGGMVFAAGSASETAAVSDPATLVQDWRWAPVLLGVLLALATHLTKAVARPAVNTATAGTGAPVVSTAEDVSSVALVLVSVVLPALVALLVVVVLALLVLAVRRRLAARADRPLRHARSVTRHPPDA, encoded by the coding sequence GTGCTCGAGCTGCTGACCGGGTCCGGGATGGCGATGGCCGCGGGCCTCAACGCCTACGTCCCTCTCATCGGGCTGGGCCTGCTGTCGCGGTACACCGACCTGGTCGCCCTGCCCCAGGGCTGGCAGTGGCTGGAGAGCACGCCGGCGCTCGGCATCCTGGCGGTGCTGCTGCTCGTCGAGGTGGTCGCGGACAAGGTCCCGGTGGTCGACTCCGTCAACGACGCGCTCCAGACGCTGGTGCGGCCGGCCGCGGGCGGCATGGTCTTCGCGGCCGGGTCGGCCTCCGAGACGGCGGCGGTGAGCGATCCCGCCACGCTCGTGCAGGACTGGCGGTGGGCCCCTGTCCTGCTCGGCGTGCTCCTGGCCCTGGCCACCCATCTGACCAAGGCGGTTGCCCGGCCGGCGGTGAACACGGCGACTGCCGGCACGGGTGCACCCGTGGTCTCCACCGCGGAGGACGTCTCCTCGGTGGCGCTCGTCCTCGTCTCCGTGGTGCTGCCGGCGCTGGTGGCGCTCCTCGTCGTCGTGGTGCTGGCGCTGCTGGTCCTGGCGGTGCGCAGGCGGCTCGCCGCCCGGGCGGACCGTCCGCTGCGGCACGCCCGCAGCGTCACCCGGCATCCCCCGGACGCGTAG
- a CDS encoding DUF881 domain-containing protein: protein MSRTDDDGATPVAAPVPAGPGGRPRRPDESMSLLRELLENPLDAGYRDMAARKSEAQQHLPWWRRAAVLVLCVVMGMGGVWAAKALRAPQSGFLPARTLLVEQIRERAAEGDALRTSNAESAAEIERLRDAELSGAGSELLTQVRLLGVASGHVAVTGPGIVVTLEDSAAARRGVAGTEDERVTDVDLQVLVNSLWASGAEAIAVNGQRLGPTSAIRTAGQAILVNLEAVVSPYVVEAIGDPEQLQTRLARTPASTHLGVLRGTYSIGVSIRTADDLELPGLQQLTPELAEPLPDDDGGAVSPPSQDVPPSGDSTAAEDRGRPADEEVR from the coding sequence GTGAGCCGGACCGACGACGACGGCGCCACCCCGGTCGCCGCGCCCGTGCCCGCGGGGCCGGGTGGCCGGCCGAGGCGGCCGGACGAGTCGATGTCGCTGCTGCGCGAGCTGCTGGAGAACCCGCTGGACGCGGGCTACCGCGACATGGCCGCCCGGAAGAGCGAGGCTCAGCAGCACCTGCCGTGGTGGCGCAGGGCGGCCGTGCTCGTGCTGTGCGTCGTCATGGGGATGGGCGGAGTCTGGGCCGCCAAGGCGCTGCGGGCCCCACAGTCCGGGTTCCTGCCGGCCCGCACGCTCCTGGTCGAGCAGATCCGCGAACGTGCGGCCGAGGGGGACGCCCTGCGCACGTCCAACGCCGAGAGCGCCGCGGAGATCGAACGACTGCGGGACGCCGAGCTCTCGGGCGCCGGCTCCGAGCTGCTGACGCAGGTGCGCCTGCTCGGCGTGGCCTCGGGCCACGTGGCGGTCACCGGACCGGGCATCGTCGTGACGCTCGAGGACTCCGCGGCCGCCCGGCGCGGGGTCGCCGGCACGGAGGACGAGCGCGTCACCGACGTCGACCTGCAGGTCCTGGTCAACTCGCTGTGGGCCAGCGGTGCCGAGGCGATCGCCGTCAACGGGCAGCGACTCGGGCCGACGAGCGCGATCCGCACCGCGGGGCAGGCGATCCTCGTCAACCTCGAGGCGGTCGTGTCGCCGTACGTCGTCGAGGCGATCGGCGACCCGGAGCAGCTGCAGACGCGCCTGGCGCGCACGCCCGCCAGCACGCACCTCGGCGTGCTGCGCGGCACCTACTCCATCGGGGTCAGCATCCGGACGGCCGACGACCTGGAGCTCCCGGGACTGCAGCAGCTCACCCCTGAGCTGGCCGAACCCCTCCCGGACGACGACGGCGGGGCCGTTTCTCCGCCGTCGCAGGATGTGCCACCCTCGGGGGACAGCACGGCGGCGGAGGACCGGGGACGACCGGCAGATGAGGAGGTGCGCTGA
- the pepN gene encoding aminopeptidase N: MTTTANLTRAEAAERSDRLTVHDYHVELDLSRARDLGSPTFGSTTTVRFAATAPTTFLDFLGHVRSVVVNGREVDPAACYDGARITLEGLEAENEVTVVADALYSRSGEGMHRFVDPADGETYLYTQYEPADSRRVMAVFEQPDLKARFAFAVVAPSGWQVLSNQPAFAAAGRADGTVRTEFATTPPLSSFLTAVVAGPYHRVDGHWSGRLPDGGTLDVPLGVLCRASLAEHLDAEAILTVTRQGLDFFHEHFGTPYPWGKYDQVFVPEYNLGAMENPGCVTFTEAYVFRSAATRAQYQARANTILHEMAHMWFGDLVTPRWWDDLWLKESFADYMGAHASVAATEFTDAWVSFANRRKAWAYTQDQLPTTHPIVADIPDLEAAKQNFDGITYAKGASVLKQLVAYVGTDAFFAGARAYFAEHAYGSTSLTDLLTALEGASGRDLGEWSRLWLQTAGTPTLRAEVEADGERVRSLVVRQRGGDPRTGQEVLRPHRLAVGLYDLVEDDGGAALVRSHRFEVELTGESVAVAEAAGLPRPALVLVNDDDLTYGKVRLDPDSLSTVREHLGALREPLARSLVWSALWNATRDAVLPAADYLDLVLRHGPAETDSAVLAGLTLNAGTAVERYAPPARRDELRLLLGKGSLAHLHEAAPGSDAQLVWARSLARSAATTPAAAPRLRGLLSGSETVVGLPMDPELRWSLWQALAALGAATLDELDEELAHDRTADGTTQHLAAVSSFPDADVKAASWETLLTPGALSNDHVDATLTGFTQPWHRELTAPFTDRYFDALRGIWARHSIEIASRLVRRLYPAYQDVVPGRAPQDDPVVQRSTRWLEENADAPAALRRLVLEARDELLRSLRAQEAGLRAPEASSREGGQA, translated from the coding sequence GTGACCACGACCGCGAACCTCACCCGCGCGGAGGCCGCCGAGCGGTCGGACCGCCTCACCGTCCACGACTACCACGTCGAGCTGGACCTGAGCCGGGCCCGCGATCTCGGCAGCCCCACCTTCGGCTCCACGACGACCGTGCGGTTCGCCGCCACGGCACCGACGACGTTCCTCGACTTCCTGGGACACGTCCGCTCCGTCGTCGTCAACGGGCGGGAGGTCGACCCGGCCGCCTGCTACGACGGTGCCCGCATCACCCTCGAGGGGCTGGAGGCCGAGAACGAGGTGACGGTCGTCGCCGACGCGCTCTACTCGCGCTCCGGGGAGGGCATGCACCGCTTCGTCGACCCGGCCGACGGCGAGACCTACCTCTACACCCAGTACGAGCCCGCCGACTCGCGGCGCGTGATGGCGGTGTTCGAGCAGCCGGACCTCAAGGCCCGCTTCGCCTTCGCCGTCGTCGCGCCCTCCGGGTGGCAGGTCCTGTCCAACCAGCCGGCCTTCGCCGCGGCGGGACGCGCTGACGGCACCGTGCGCACCGAGTTCGCCACGACCCCGCCCCTCTCGAGCTTCCTCACCGCGGTCGTCGCCGGGCCCTACCACCGGGTCGACGGGCACTGGTCCGGCCGACTCCCGGACGGCGGCACTCTCGACGTCCCCCTCGGCGTGCTGTGCCGCGCCTCGCTGGCCGAGCACCTGGACGCCGAGGCGATCCTCACCGTCACCCGCCAGGGCCTCGACTTCTTCCACGAGCACTTCGGCACCCCGTACCCGTGGGGCAAGTACGACCAGGTCTTCGTCCCCGAGTACAACCTCGGCGCCATGGAGAACCCGGGCTGCGTGACCTTCACCGAGGCCTACGTGTTCCGCTCCGCGGCCACCCGGGCCCAGTACCAGGCGCGCGCGAACACGATCCTGCACGAGATGGCCCACATGTGGTTCGGGGACCTCGTCACGCCCCGCTGGTGGGACGACCTCTGGCTCAAGGAGTCCTTCGCCGACTACATGGGCGCGCACGCCTCGGTCGCCGCCACCGAGTTCACCGACGCCTGGGTGTCCTTCGCCAACCGCCGCAAGGCCTGGGCCTACACCCAGGACCAGCTGCCGACGACGCACCCGATCGTCGCCGACATCCCCGACCTGGAGGCCGCCAAGCAGAACTTCGACGGCATCACCTACGCCAAGGGCGCCTCCGTGCTCAAGCAGCTGGTCGCCTACGTCGGCACGGACGCCTTCTTCGCCGGGGCGCGGGCGTACTTCGCCGAGCACGCCTACGGCTCCACCTCCCTGACGGACCTGCTCACGGCGCTCGAGGGCGCCTCCGGGCGCGACCTGGGGGAGTGGTCGAGGCTGTGGCTCCAGACCGCCGGCACCCCGACCCTGCGGGCCGAGGTGGAGGCCGACGGGGAGCGCGTCCGCTCCCTTGTCGTCCGCCAGCGGGGCGGGGACCCCCGCACCGGGCAGGAGGTGCTGCGCCCGCACCGCCTCGCCGTCGGCCTGTACGACCTCGTGGAGGACGACGGCGGGGCCGCGCTCGTCCGGTCCCACCGGTTCGAGGTTGAGCTGACCGGTGAGAGCGTGGCCGTCGCCGAGGCCGCCGGCCTGCCCCGGCCCGCCCTCGTGCTGGTCAACGACGACGACCTCACGTACGGCAAGGTGCGCCTCGACCCCGACTCGCTCTCCACCGTGCGGGAGCACCTCGGTGCGCTGCGCGAGCCGCTGGCGCGCTCGCTCGTGTGGTCGGCGCTGTGGAACGCCACCCGTGACGCCGTGCTGCCCGCGGCCGACTACCTCGACCTCGTGCTGCGGCACGGTCCGGCCGAGACCGACAGCGCGGTGCTCGCCGGCCTCACCCTCAACGCCGGCACGGCCGTGGAGCGCTACGCCCCGCCGGCGCGCCGCGACGAGCTGCGGCTGCTGCTGGGCAAGGGCTCCCTGGCCCACCTGCACGAGGCCGCACCAGGCTCCGACGCCCAGCTCGTGTGGGCGCGCTCCCTCGCCCGGTCCGCCGCCACCACGCCCGCCGCCGCACCGCGTCTGCGGGGGCTGCTCAGCGGGTCGGAGACGGTCGTGGGGCTCCCCATGGACCCGGAGCTGCGGTGGTCGCTGTGGCAGGCGCTGGCGGCCCTCGGCGCGGCGACGCTCGACGAGCTCGACGAGGAGCTGGCCCACGACCGCACCGCGGACGGCACCACCCAGCACCTCGCCGCGGTCTCCAGCTTCCCGGACGCCGACGTCAAGGCCGCCTCCTGGGAGACGCTCCTGACGCCCGGGGCGTTGAGCAACGACCACGTCGACGCGACGCTCACCGGCTTCACCCAGCCCTGGCACCGGGAGCTGACCGCACCCTTCACCGACCGGTACTTCGACGCCCTCCGCGGGATCTGGGCGCGGCACAGCATCGAGATCGCGTCCCGCCTCGTCCGGCGCCTCTACCCCGCGTACCAGGACGTCGTCCCCGGCCGGGCCCCGCAGGACGACCCGGTGGTCCAGCGCAGCACCCGGTGGCTCGAGGAGAACGCCGACGCGCCCGCCGCCCTGCGCCGCCTCGTCCTGGAGGCCCGCGACGAGCTGCTCCGGTCGCTGCGCGCGCAGGAGGCCGGGCTCCGTGCGCCGGAGGCGTCCTCCCGGGAGGGCGGCCAGGCCTGA
- a CDS encoding glucose-1-phosphate adenylyltransferase family protein: protein MAPTRTLLVVLAGGAGARLEALTDRRASAALPFGGTHRLIDFPLSHAANSGISDVWVLAQHHPVSVSEHLAGGRPWDLDRTRGGVLVVAPEPGDHLGTADALARRADAIRRHEPEVVLVASADAVYRMDFADVVARHAASGAELTVVTTRHGGDLTRHDVVQVQDGRVTEYAHRPERPRGDLVARQVLAFGTAALLAGLEEVRRGRGGDGLGDIGDHLLPAMVARGGALEHRHPGYWQQVGTVEEYWRAHMALLDRPPFDVDDPAWPVTTRVRRHAPARLVGDGRAENAVVGPGTVVEGTVRRSVLGPGVRVAAGAEVVDSVLLDDVRVGPGAVVRRTVVDEGARVRGRAEVGGAGENDAVALVAAHAVVHSRKRVAAGGRYPE from the coding sequence ATGGCCCCCACCCGCACCCTGCTCGTCGTCCTCGCCGGCGGCGCCGGCGCGCGGCTGGAGGCGCTGACCGACCGGCGGGCGAGCGCCGCCCTGCCCTTCGGCGGCACGCACCGGCTCATCGACTTCCCGCTGTCCCACGCCGCCAACAGCGGCATCTCCGACGTGTGGGTCCTCGCCCAGCACCACCCCGTCTCGGTGAGCGAGCACCTCGCCGGGGGCCGGCCGTGGGACCTGGACCGCACGCGCGGCGGGGTGCTGGTGGTCGCACCCGAGCCGGGCGACCACCTCGGCACGGCCGACGCGCTCGCCCGGCGGGCCGACGCGATCCGCCGGCACGAGCCGGAGGTCGTGCTCGTGGCGTCCGCGGACGCGGTGTACCGCATGGACTTCGCCGACGTGGTGGCGCGACACGCAGCCTCGGGGGCCGAGCTCACCGTGGTGACGACCCGGCACGGCGGGGACCTGACCCGCCACGACGTGGTCCAGGTCCAGGACGGCCGGGTGACGGAGTACGCGCACCGTCCCGAGCGTCCGCGCGGCGACCTCGTCGCCAGGCAGGTGCTCGCGTTCGGCACCGCCGCCCTGCTCGCGGGCCTCGAGGAGGTCCGGCGCGGCCGGGGCGGTGACGGTCTCGGCGACATCGGCGACCACCTGCTCCCCGCCATGGTGGCCCGGGGCGGCGCCCTCGAGCACCGCCACCCGGGCTACTGGCAGCAGGTGGGCACCGTCGAGGAGTACTGGCGCGCCCACATGGCCCTCCTCGACCGTCCGCCCTTCGACGTGGACGACCCTGCCTGGCCCGTCACCACCCGGGTGCGCCGCCACGCGCCCGCCCGGCTGGTCGGTGACGGCCGCGCCGAGAACGCGGTGGTGGGACCGGGCACCGTGGTGGAGGGGACCGTGCGCAGGAGCGTCCTCGGCCCGGGGGTACGGGTGGCCGCCGGCGCCGAGGTCGTCGACTCCGTGCTGCTCGACGACGTCCGCGTCGGACCCGGCGCAGTCGTGCGCCGCACGGTCGTGGACGAGGGGGCTCGTGTGCGCGGCCGCGCCGAGGTCGGCGGAGCGGGGGAGAACGACGCCGTCGCGCTCGTCGCGGCGCACGCCGTCGTCCATTCGCGCAAGAGGGTCGCGGCGGGGGGCCGGTACCCGGAGTGA
- a CDS encoding DUF6328 family protein, which translates to MSQREITKGRHETPDERADRNWNELLQELRVTQTGVQLLTGFLLTLPFQARFDELDDVQVGIYLALVLLAALTTVLVIAPVSLHRLLFQRRLKLVTVRTGHRIALAGLSSLALVVVGTVLLVFDVVVGRSTAIGVASAVLVVVILGWLVGPLLFGRRAARREEDLLERQGGATEDSSSDDGAPGHDAGKETASQHAADAASTGSKDAASPASRGAGA; encoded by the coding sequence ATGAGCCAGCGGGAGATCACCAAGGGCCGTCACGAGACGCCCGACGAACGCGCGGACCGGAACTGGAACGAGCTGCTGCAGGAGCTCCGCGTCACCCAGACGGGCGTGCAGCTGCTCACCGGGTTCCTGCTCACCCTGCCGTTCCAGGCGAGGTTCGACGAGCTCGACGACGTCCAGGTCGGCATCTACCTCGCCCTCGTCCTGCTGGCAGCCCTCACCACGGTCCTCGTGATCGCCCCCGTGAGCCTCCACCGGCTGCTGTTCCAGCGCCGCCTGAAGCTGGTCACCGTCCGCACCGGGCACCGGATCGCGCTGGCCGGGCTGTCGTCCCTGGCGCTGGTCGTGGTCGGCACCGTGCTGCTGGTCTTCGACGTCGTCGTCGGGCGGTCGACGGCGATCGGCGTGGCGTCCGCCGTGCTGGTGGTGGTCATCCTCGGCTGGCTGGTGGGCCCGCTGCTCTTCGGGCGCCGTGCGGCCCGGCGTGAGGAGGACCTGCTCGAGCGTCAGGGCGGCGCGACGGAGGACAGCAGCAGCGACGACGGCGCTCCCGGGCACGACGCGGGCAAGGAGACCGCGAGTCAGCACGCCGCGGACGCCGCGAGCACCGGGAGCAAGGACGCCGCCTCGCCGGCGAGCAGGGGCGCCGGGGCGTGA
- the arfB gene encoding alternative ribosome rescue aminoacyl-tRNA hydrolase ArfB produces the protein MTDPIRVTSTVHLDPAELRWRFSRASGPGGQGVNTTDSRVELSLDVARSAAFSDAQRSRVLERLEDRLTSGVLTVVASEQRSQLQNRRAALARLVDQLQRALAPPPRRRRPTRPSRGALRRRAEGKQRRSATKQLRRRPDL, from the coding sequence GTGACCGACCCGATCCGCGTCACCTCCACCGTCCACCTCGACCCGGCCGAGCTCCGGTGGCGCTTCTCCCGCGCCTCCGGTCCGGGCGGCCAGGGCGTCAACACCACGGACTCGAGGGTCGAGCTGTCGCTGGACGTCGCACGTTCCGCGGCATTCTCGGACGCCCAGCGCAGCCGGGTCCTGGAGCGGCTGGAGGACCGACTGACCTCGGGCGTCCTGACGGTCGTCGCGTCGGAGCAGCGCTCGCAGCTGCAGAACCGGCGCGCGGCCCTGGCCCGGCTCGTCGACCAGCTCCAGCGGGCGCTGGCCCCGCCGCCCCGCCGGCGCAGGCCCACCCGGCCCTCGCGCGGTGCGCTCCGGCGTCGGGCGGAGGGGAAGCAGCGCCGCAGCGCCACGAAGCAGCTGCGCCGCCGACCGGACCTGTGA
- a CDS encoding CDP-alcohol phosphatidyltransferase family protein, which translates to MSSRTPQSRTGDEVSDRVWTVPNVISGIRLLLVPVFAVLIFTERDAAALVVLVIAGASDWFDGVIARRFNQTSRLGQLLDPAADRLYIFVTLVGLAWRELVPWWLVLVIVLRDVVLACLLPVLNRHGYGPLPVHLAGKAGTFALMYAFPLLLLASVPGVVGALAWTVGWASAWWGVGLYWVAALLYVEQVVRIVRADRGRSRA; encoded by the coding sequence GTGAGCTCCCGCACCCCACAGAGCCGGACCGGCGACGAGGTCTCTGACCGGGTGTGGACCGTCCCGAACGTCATCTCGGGGATCCGGCTGCTGCTCGTGCCCGTCTTCGCGGTGCTGATCTTCACCGAGCGGGACGCCGCCGCGCTGGTGGTGCTGGTGATCGCCGGGGCCAGCGACTGGTTCGACGGCGTCATCGCACGCCGCTTCAACCAGACCAGCCGCCTCGGGCAGCTCCTGGACCCCGCGGCGGACCGGCTCTACATCTTCGTGACGCTGGTCGGTCTGGCCTGGCGCGAGCTGGTCCCCTGGTGGCTCGTGCTCGTCATCGTCCTGCGCGACGTCGTGCTCGCATGCCTGCTGCCCGTCCTCAACAGGCACGGGTACGGCCCCCTTCCGGTCCACCTCGCCGGCAAGGCGGGCACCTTCGCGCTCATGTACGCCTTCCCGCTGCTGCTGCTGGCGAGCGTGCCGGGGGTGGTGGGCGCGCTGGCGTGGACGGTCGGCTGGGCGAGCGCCTGGTGGGGCGTCGGGCTGTACTGGGTGGCGGCGCTGCTCTACGTCGAGCAGGTGGTGCGCATCGTCCGGGCGGACCGCGGACGTTCCAGGGCGTGA
- a CDS encoding TIGR03560 family F420-dependent LLM class oxidoreductase, with amino-acid sequence MRFGLFLPQGWRFDLVGIDDSQHWPTITSLARRADDGDLWESVWVYDHFHTTPVPSEEATHEAWSLMAGLAASTDRVRLGQMCTCMAYRNPMYLAKVAATVDHISGGRLEMGIGAGWYEHEWRAYGYGFPRAGVRLKMLEEGVQIFEQAWREGVATFHGEHYDVDGAICRPLPLQPGGVPLWIAGGGEKVTLRIAAQHARYTNFDGTLEGFTRKSQILREHCAEVGTDFDQITRSANYNVLIGSTEAEVEERTAELVARLSPHMDADRLEQQLRGFRGMPAHGTPEQVVEKLTALKEQGLAYGIFYFPDAAYTTDSIELFEREIMPALM; translated from the coding sequence ATGAGATTCGGACTCTTTCTCCCGCAGGGCTGGCGCTTCGACCTCGTGGGCATCGACGACTCGCAGCACTGGCCGACGATCACCTCGCTCGCACGCCGCGCCGACGACGGCGACCTCTGGGAGTCCGTGTGGGTCTACGACCACTTCCACACCACCCCGGTGCCGAGCGAGGAGGCGACGCACGAGGCCTGGTCGCTCATGGCGGGCCTCGCCGCCAGCACCGACCGGGTGCGGCTCGGGCAGATGTGCACCTGCATGGCCTACCGGAACCCGATGTACCTGGCCAAGGTCGCCGCCACGGTCGACCACATCAGCGGCGGGCGCCTGGAGATGGGCATCGGCGCCGGGTGGTACGAGCACGAGTGGCGCGCGTACGGGTACGGCTTCCCCCGGGCCGGGGTGCGCCTGAAGATGCTCGAGGAGGGGGTCCAGATCTTCGAGCAGGCCTGGCGTGAGGGGGTGGCCACCTTCCACGGCGAGCACTACGACGTCGACGGTGCCATCTGCCGGCCGCTGCCGCTCCAGCCGGGCGGCGTGCCGCTGTGGATCGCGGGCGGCGGCGAGAAGGTCACGCTCCGCATCGCCGCGCAGCACGCCCGGTACACCAACTTCGACGGCACCCTGGAGGGCTTCACCCGCAAGAGCCAGATCCTGCGCGAGCACTGCGCCGAGGTGGGCACCGACTTCGACCAGATCACCCGCTCGGCCAACTACAACGTGCTCATCGGGTCGACGGAGGCCGAGGTGGAGGAGCGCACGGCCGAGCTCGTGGCGAGGCTGAGCCCGCACATGGACGCCGACCGGCTCGAGCAGCAGCTGCGCGGGTTCCGCGGCATGCCGGCGCACGGCACGCCCGAGCAGGTGGTCGAGAAGCTGACCGCGCTGAAGGAGCAGGGCCTCGCGTACGGCATCTTCTACTTCCCCGACGCCGCCTACACCACCGACTCGATCGAGCTGTTCGAGCGCGAGATCATGCCGGCACTGATGTGA